A genome region from Macaca nemestrina isolate mMacNem1 chromosome 15, mMacNem.hap1, whole genome shotgun sequence includes the following:
- the LOC139358923 gene encoding complex I assembly factor TMEM126B, mitochondrial-like, producing the protein MAVFGYEAGAKLRDSGVVRVGTEEAPKDKRNDTKYISNGIIWDNNWFLWNILKLPVQMLLQDNISKENCVFRSSLIGIVCGVFYPSSLAFTKNGRLATKYHTVPLPPKGRVLLHWMMLCQTQMKLMAILLVFQIMFGILNGLHHYAIFEWTLEKTIHEE; encoded by the exons ATGGCAGTGTTCGGGTATGAGGCTGGGGCTAAGCTGAGGGATTCAGGTGTGGTGCGGGTAGGAACTGAGGAAGCGCCCAAGGAT AAAAGAAATGACACCAAATATATATCAAATGGCATCATTTGGGACAACAACTGGTTTCTCTGGAATATTCTCAAACTTCCTGTTCAGATGCTGCTTCAAGATAATATAAGCAAGGAAAACTGTGTTTTCAGAAGCTCACTGATTGGCATAGTTTGTGGTGTTTTCTACCCCAGTTCTTTGGCGTTTACTAAAAATGGACGTCTGGCAACCAAGTATCATACCGTTCCACTGCCACCAAAAGGAAGGGTTTTACTCCATTGGATGATGCTTTGTCAAACACAAATGAAATTAATGGCGATTCTTCTAGTCTTTCAGATTATGTTTGGAATATTAAATGGTCTACACCATTATGCAATATTTGAATGGACACTTGAGAAAACTATACATGAAGAGTAA